The following coding sequences are from one Devosia neptuniae window:
- the rsmI gene encoding 16S rRNA (cytidine(1402)-2'-O)-methyltransferase has protein sequence MTEPSSGYFIAGTTFVAPPLAPGLYVVATPIGNLRDITIRALETLAAASVVLCEDTRMSARLLDHYGIRGRRVALHEHNERAKADDIVARVAAGQAIALISDAGTPLLSDPGFPLIRALAEANLPVFPIPGASALLSALVVAGLPTDAFAFHGFLPNKAGARANAITALKDSRETLVFYESPRRLDDTLAAMAEILGERQAAVALELTKRFERVHRGTLPVLAAEFADTETKGEAVIVVAGAAEASAPDAADWQADLVAEMATQPLRAAVDEVTKKYGLKRKEVYDAALALKAEK, from the coding sequence ATGACCGAACCTTCATCCGGCTATTTCATCGCCGGCACCACCTTTGTCGCCCCGCCCCTCGCCCCCGGCCTTTATGTCGTGGCGACGCCGATCGGCAATCTGCGCGATATCACCATCCGTGCGCTCGAAACCCTCGCCGCTGCCTCCGTCGTGCTGTGCGAGGACACCCGCATGTCCGCTCGCCTGCTCGACCATTACGGCATCAGGGGCCGCCGCGTAGCGCTGCATGAACACAATGAGCGCGCCAAGGCCGACGACATCGTCGCCCGCGTCGCGGCCGGGCAGGCCATCGCGCTGATTTCCGACGCCGGCACGCCGCTGCTCTCCGATCCCGGCTTTCCGCTGATCCGCGCTTTGGCCGAAGCCAATCTGCCGGTCTTTCCCATTCCCGGCGCTTCCGCCCTGCTCTCGGCGCTGGTCGTGGCGGGCCTGCCCACCGATGCCTTTGCCTTTCACGGCTTTTTGCCCAACAAGGCCGGCGCCCGCGCCAATGCCATCACGGCACTCAAGGATTCACGTGAAACGTTGGTGTTTTACGAAAGCCCTCGCCGGCTCGATGACACGCTGGCCGCCATGGCCGAAATCCTTGGTGAGCGGCAAGCCGCCGTCGCGCTGGAACTGACCAAGCGCTTTGAGCGTGTCCATCGCGGCACCCTGCCCGTTCTGGCCGCCGAATTCGCCGATACCGAAACCAAGGGCGAAGCCGTAATCGTTGTCGCCGGCGCCGCCGAGGCTTCTGCTCCGGACGCCGCCGATTGGCAAGCCGATCTTGTGGCCGAAATGGCGACCCAGCCATTGCGCGCCGCCGTCGACGAGGTCACCAAAAAATACGGCTTGAAGCGCAAGGAAGTCTACGATGCCGCCCTCGCCCTCAAAGCCGAAAAGTAA
- a CDS encoding penicillin-binding protein activator: MRIILPSTRRIRLALLTAALLAVSSCTPGEYQIGSRSFSFPFGDSTPQQAQPIPMQQGGMMPMPVATGPSESFGRGPVKVALLLPLSGDPGTASVGMALANASKLAISFIEANPNIAENITITLRDTGTSIEGATSAASAAVSDGAKLILGPLRADQVTAAGAVARAAGLPLIGFSNNPNAASPGVYLLSVLPDAEMKRSLSYVRSQGRRGIAGIFPNTEFGQAQQAAFRQQASVAGYQPQAVYGFSGAGEVQQVISQALPLIQSGVIDTLFLPDRASAPGFAAALQQAGVAPGRVLLVGSADWQGDMAILQSLSLSGAVYPSVDDGGLNAIAGEYQARFGTQPHPLSTIAYTATILANVNTLSMANPPYSPSLMLAASGFNGRDGIFRFLGNGRSEYGLVIKKLAPGGGVTIDGVKL, translated from the coding sequence ATGCGCATTATCTTGCCATCCACGCGGCGAATCCGGCTGGCGCTGCTGACGGCGGCGCTGCTCGCCGTGTCCTCCTGCACTCCGGGCGAATACCAGATCGGCTCGCGCAGCTTCAGCTTTCCCTTTGGCGATTCGACCCCACAACAGGCGCAGCCCATCCCGATGCAGCAGGGCGGCATGATGCCCATGCCGGTCGCGACAGGCCCGTCGGAGAGTTTCGGGCGGGGGCCGGTCAAGGTGGCCTTGCTGCTACCACTGAGTGGGGACCCGGGCACGGCTTCGGTGGGCATGGCGCTGGCCAATGCCAGCAAACTCGCCATCAGCTTTATCGAGGCCAATCCCAATATTGCCGAGAATATCACCATCACGCTGCGCGATACCGGCACCAGTATCGAGGGCGCGACCAGCGCCGCGAGCGCTGCCGTGTCGGATGGGGCCAAGCTGATCCTGGGGCCATTGCGGGCCGATCAGGTGACGGCGGCGGGTGCGGTGGCGCGGGCGGCGGGACTGCCGCTGATCGGGTTCTCGAACAATCCCAATGCGGCCAGCCCCGGCGTTTACCTGCTGAGCGTGTTGCCCGATGCCGAGATGAAGCGCTCGCTGAGCTATGTGCGCAGCCAGGGCCGGCGCGGCATTGCCGGGATTTTCCCCAACACCGAGTTCGGGCAGGCGCAACAGGCCGCGTTCCGGCAACAGGCCTCCGTGGCGGGCTATCAGCCGCAGGCGGTTTATGGCTTTTCTGGCGCGGGAGAGGTGCAGCAGGTCATCAGCCAGGCGCTGCCGCTGATCCAGAGCGGGGTGATCGATACGCTCTTTTTGCCCGATCGGGCCAGTGCACCGGGTTTTGCCGCAGCCTTGCAGCAAGCCGGAGTGGCGCCAGGCCGGGTGCTGCTGGTGGGCTCGGCCGACTGGCAGGGCGACATGGCGATATTGCAATCCCTGTCACTGAGCGGCGCGGTCTATCCCAGCGTCGACGATGGCGGGCTCAATGCCATTGCCGGCGAGTACCAGGCTCGGTTCGGCACCCAGCCGCACCCGCTATCGACCATCGCCTATACGGCAACCATCCTGGCCAATGTGAACACGTTGTCTATGGCCAACCCGCCCTATAGTCCGAGCCTGATGCTGGCCGCATCGGGCTTCAACGGGCGCGACGGGATATTCCGCTTCCTGGGCAATGGCCGCAGCGAATATGGGCTGGTGATCAAAAAGCTCGCGCCGGGCGGCGGGGTGACGATTGACGGCGTAAAACTCTAA
- the hemW gene encoding radical SAM family heme chaperone HemW has translation MPQSSNDLFGVYVHWPFCASKCPYCDFNSHVHRGPFDEEGYVAAYEREIAHAAQLAPGRVVQSIFFGGGTPSLMSPWATGKIIDAIAKHWTVERHAEITLEANPTSVEVDRFKGFRTAGVNRVSLGVQSLRDKPLAELGRRHTVDEAITAVRIAQSVFERSSFDLIYARPHQTLEDWEDELKEALWIARGHISLYQLTIEQGTRYFDLHKAGKLKMPDEDLSADFYELTQELTAAAGLPAYEISNHARPGQESQHNMLYWRYGEYAGIGPGAHGRLMINNQRHATAAEKMPFDWQKKVNAAGHGMVVDDVLTWEEQGDEFLVMGLRLKEGISPSRFTAISGRKINQRQIDDLKGYGFVETLPNGNIRVTDRGWPVLDAVVADLAA, from the coding sequence ATGCCGCAATCCAGCAATGACCTGTTCGGCGTCTATGTGCATTGGCCGTTCTGCGCGTCCAAATGCCCCTATTGCGACTTCAATTCCCACGTCCATCGCGGCCCCTTTGACGAGGAAGGCTATGTCGCGGCCTATGAACGCGAGATCGCCCATGCCGCCCAGCTGGCGCCCGGCCGGGTTGTACAGTCGATCTTTTTCGGCGGCGGCACGCCCTCGCTGATGAGCCCCTGGGCCACCGGCAAGATCATCGACGCCATTGCCAAGCACTGGACCGTCGAACGCCATGCCGAGATCACGCTTGAGGCCAATCCGACCAGCGTCGAGGTCGACCGCTTCAAGGGGTTCCGCACCGCCGGGGTCAACCGCGTCTCGCTGGGCGTGCAATCTTTGCGCGACAAGCCGCTGGCCGAACTGGGTCGCCGCCACACGGTGGACGAAGCCATTACGGCGGTGCGTATCGCCCAATCGGTATTCGAGCGCTCAAGCTTTGATCTGATTTATGCCCGTCCCCACCAGACGCTGGAAGATTGGGAAGACGAGCTCAAGGAAGCGCTTTGGATAGCGCGCGGCCATATCAGCCTCTACCAGCTGACCATCGAGCAGGGCACGCGCTATTTCGACCTGCACAAGGCCGGCAAGCTCAAGATGCCGGACGAGGATCTCTCGGCCGATTTCTATGAGCTGACCCAGGAATTGACCGCTGCCGCCGGCCTGCCCGCCTACGAGATTTCCAACCACGCCCGCCCCGGCCAGGAAAGCCAGCACAATATGCTCTATTGGCGCTATGGCGAATATGCCGGCATTGGTCCGGGCGCCCATGGTCGGTTGATGATCAACAATCAGCGCCACGCCACTGCGGCTGAAAAAATGCCCTTCGACTGGCAGAAAAAGGTCAATGCGGCCGGCCACGGCATGGTGGTGGACGATGTGCTGACTTGGGAAGAACAGGGCGACGAATTCCTCGTCATGGGCCTGCGGCTCAAGGAAGGCATTTCGCCGTCTCGCTTCACCGCGATATCCGGCCGCAAGATCAACCAGCGGCAGATTGATGACTTGAAGGGCTATGGGTTTGTCGAGACGCTGCCCAATGGCAATATCAGGGTGACGGACCGGGGTTGGCCGGTGCTGGATGCCGTGGTGGCGGATTTGGCGGCTTAG